One part of the Pseudomonas sp. MYb118 genome encodes these proteins:
- a CDS encoding flagellar protein FlaG, whose translation MDMSVKLNLSYPAAKPATPVAEAAVEKPQADAAPVALVKDEPKDAQSDQDKLKTAVKEIEKFVQSLKRNLEFSIDEPSGKVVVKVIASDSGEVIRQIPNEEVLKLANSLNDASSLLFSAKV comes from the coding sequence ATGGATATGAGCGTGAAGCTGAACTTGTCTTATCCTGCGGCCAAGCCGGCGACGCCAGTGGCTGAAGCGGCTGTAGAAAAGCCTCAAGCCGATGCTGCGCCTGTGGCATTGGTCAAGGATGAGCCCAAGGATGCACAGAGTGATCAGGACAAGCTGAAAACGGCCGTCAAGGAAATCGAGAAATTCGTCCAGTCGCTCAAGCGCAACCTGGAATTCTCGATCGACGAGCCTTCGGGTAAAGTCGTGGTCAAAGTCATTGCCAGTGACTCCGGTGAGGTGATCCGTCAGATCCCCAACGAAGAAGTCCTCAAGCTGGCCAATAGTTTGAATGACGCAAGCAGTCTGCTGTTCAGCGCCAAAGTCTGA